Proteins encoded by one window of Carassius carassius chromosome 30, fCarCar2.1, whole genome shotgun sequence:
- the LOC132110498 gene encoding ninein-like isoform X3 yields the protein MDGARDQYEERLKEVFESFDGSGLGSLSPEELTDLCRALQLEENTLNTLLHTLLEDQIHARVDFEQFKDALILVLSSTNTSDPEECLERPDSPEVQPRFVKGSKRYGRRSAPEFIHTQTDSHTLAEDEERKDEDAQESDDRTVPRKRERWNADISISEEFEAEGQLHLWNPDEPSTPRGNAVPLCDLEEHLHNACHQLSLPINGTATLQQLHTLCQHIGIEVGEDQLQCTDENAMDVQEFISCIINHSKPPTPSVSTPYRQLKRLHSTQFDESGRRISCALSSTISLRVFSDLDDGSGHAPVESLLYRWMEEGVDKSSEILQALDFNVEGKVNLSELTVALENELLCTKNSIHQAALVSFKAEIRHLLECVDLERREKERIRFDLDKAEKLKSQLASEVDDHHAAIERNNELNLRKLEQQYKDSMTTLRAELSKEVELVQQQANQQRDELEQEIGKMRNDETFLREHLSLTIKENGRLESELIETTEKLVEAENQLNKVQKNLDGVLKEKFGDLDPDSAEFYQQEERQRQLRRSYEEQCRELQDRIDELEAQLEEYQTSGHTPSKRPGLSLSDELASKSPDPGSQEQQPLNMSLETEMLLEQHQREIENIRAMVYEEKRSAEEERSHLYLQHQQEVQVLREELAREQESVNRLEQEISALKTLHQQELHSLTQEAQDARSHAEQLEAKVNVLEEKQSAYEEQIRVQAEEVNLMELKHREVLEANLQEQRERLQEEKEKEEKRLKEQWKEEQKSHEEVLSAQLEEMQHKTEQECVELEKRLREEWEWERQDLEENSKEALQALLEERERRLKEEWERERQELEEISKEALKALLEERFERERRLRQQWDEERDSLENKHHALLLQRLEEERESLHSQQEETESIIMEHWGRERAQLEKQHEGALQACLKQERERLQVEREEQERRWQQVLNEEQSQMEVAHREAMRELSAKHREERERLSSLLEKLRSDIAEQRSEVCRLAKENIILRHKISTVREEDLRENQDDLRLHHIKQGKRSVQALRRQLSEPRRLGQQLEEKNFLLQQNADHVLRHALQEMIRQHDSSANEKNGLCDREEIVSRTEKELLRSELNRCIEKVMSLDSSLQTVTQQNAHLKSDLRITQQERDALKQEVISLHKQLQAANEKLLEVSVVSAGQQQGRRVWAGLSELMEAEHASLTEENLQLKRQMNEMSSELQSSKEQICQLEALSLKQRGLVKSAEKEKSALKRQMEALHVQLLSTKNKAQLAAVLPSSPLHLPGEQRGKYHSDGPDFNMQV from the exons GTTGATTTTGAACAgtttaaggatgcactgatcctTGTGTTATCAAGCACAAACACAAGCGATCCAGAAGAATGTCTTGAACGACCAG ATTCCCCAGAAGTCCAGCCACGCTTTGTAAAGGGCAGTAAGCGCTATGGCCGACGCTCTGCTCCAGAGTTCATTCATACGCAGACTGATTCACACACACTGGCTGAAGATGAGGAGCGGAAGGATGAAGATGCTCAAGAGAGCGATGACAGGACTGTACCCAGGAAACGTGag cgCTGGAATGCTGACATAAGCATTTCTGAAGAGTTTGAAGCAGAAG GTCAGCTGCACCTCTGGAACCCAGATGAACCCAGCACACCACGTGGCAATGCAGTGCCACTCTGTGACCTGGAGGAGCATTTGCATAACGCTTGCCATCAGCTCTCTCTGCCCATAAACGGCACGGCCACACTGCAACAGCTACACACACTCTGCCAGCACATAGGCATTGAG GTGGGCGAGGATCAGTTGCAGTGTACTGATGAAAACGCAATGGATGTACAGGAGTTCATCTCATGCATAATAAACCACAGCAAACCACCCACACCGTCAGTATCTACACCCTACAGACAATTAAAGAGACTCCATTCCACTCAG TTTGATGAGTCGGGCCGTAGGATCTCATGTGCTTTGAGCAGTACAATCAGTCTGCGGGTGTTTTCAGATTTAGATGATGGATCGGGACACGCTCCTGTGGAATCTCTGCTTTACAGGTGGATGGAAGAGGGAGTGGACAAAAGCTCAGAGATCTTACAG gCTCTGGATTTTAATGTGGAAGGTAAAGTGAATCTGTCAGAGCTGACCGTTGCTTTAGAGAATGAGCTGCTGTGCACTAAGAACTCAATCCACCAGGCGGCGCTAGTGAGCTTTAAGGCAGAAATCAGACATCTGCT TGAGTGTGTTGACCTGGAAAGGCGTGAGAAGGAGAGGATTCGCTTTGATCTGGACAAAGCAGAGAAACTGAAATCTCAGCTGGCGTCTGAAGTCGACGACCACCATGCTGCCATTGAGCGCAATAACGAACTCAACCTCCG GAAATTGGAGCAGCAATATAAAGACAGTATGACCACTCTGAGGGCAGAGCTTAGTAAAGAGGTGGAGCTTGTGCAGCAGCAGGCCAATCAGCAGCGAGATGAGCTTGAACAGGAAATTGGCAAGATGAGAAATGATGAAACCTTCCTACGAGAGCATCTATCTCTCACCATTAAA GAAAATGGTCGTCTGGAGTCAGAGCTTATTGAGACCACAGAGAAACTGGTCGAGGCAGAAAACCAGTTGAACAAAGTGCAAAAAAATCTGGATGGTGTTTTGAAAGAGAAG TTTGGTGATTTGGATCCAGACAGTGCAGAGTTTTACCAGCAGGAGGAGCGTCAGAGACAGCTGCGCAGGAGCTACGAGGAGCAGTGCAGG GAGTTGCAGGATCGTATAGATGAGCTGGAAGCTCAGCTGGAGGAATATCAGACTTCTGGCCACACACCCTCAAAACGTCCCGGACTGAGCCTGTCTGATGAACTGGCCAGCAAGAGTCCAGACCCAG GTTCTCAGGAGCAGCAGCCATTAAACATGAGTCTAGAGACGGAGATGTTACTGGAGCAGCACCAACGAGAGATAGAAAACATCAGGGCAATG GTTTATGAAGAAAAACGCAGTGCAGAGGAGGAGAGGAGTCATCTCTACCTGCAGCACCAACAGGAGGTGCAGGTTTTGAGGGAAGAGCTTGCAAGAGAACAAGAGAGTGTGAACCGATTGGAGCAGGAAATTTCTGCCCTCAAGACTCTCCACCAACAGGAGCTTCACTCTCTCACGCAGGAGGCGCAGGATGCCAGAAGCCATGCAGAGCAGCTGGAAGCAAAGGTGAATGTTTTGGAGGAAAAACAGTCTGCCTATGAGGAGCAGATAAGAGTGCAAGCTGAGGAGGTGAATTTGATGGAATTAAAGCACCGGGAGGTGCTGGAGGCCAATCTGCAGGAGCAGAGAGAAAGACTGCAAGAAGAGAAGGAAAAGGAGGAGAAGAGGCTCAAGGAGCAGTGGAAAGAAGAGCAAAAGAGCCATGAGGAGGTGCTAAGTGCTCAGCTTGAGGAGATGCAGCATAAAACAGAACAGGAGTGTGTTGAGCTGGAAAAGAGGCTCAGGGAGGAGTGGGAGTGGGAGAGGCAGGATTTAGAGGAGAACAGTAAGGAGGCATTGCAAGCTTTGCTGGAGGAGAGAGAGCGGAGGCTCAAGGAGGAATGGGAGCGGGAGAGGCAGGAGCTAGAGGAGATCAGTAAGGAGGCACTGAAGGCCTTGCTTGAGGAGAGGTTTGAGAGGGAGAGGAGGCTCAGGCAACAGTGGGATGAGGAGCGGGATTCTTTAGAGAACAAACATCACGCTTTGCTCCTACAGCGTTTGGAGGAGGAGAGGGAAAGCCTCCACTCACAGCAGGAGGAGACTGAGAGCATTATAATGGAGCATTGGGGGAGAGAGCGGGCTCAGCTGGAGAAACAGCATGAGGGAGCACTTCAAGCCTGTTTGAAGCAGGAAAGAGAGCGACTGCAAGTAGAGAGAGAGGAGCAGGAGAGGAGGTGGCAGCAGGTGCTGAACGAGGAGCAAAGCCAGATGGAGGTGGCGCACAGGGAGGCCATGCGGGAGCTGAGTGCCAAACACAGGGAGGAGAGAGAAAGACTCAGCAGCCTTTTGGAGAAACTACGCTCAGATATTGCTGAACAGAG GAGTGAAGTTTGTCGACTGGCTAAAGAGAACATCATTCTGAGGCACAAGATCTCGACAGTAAGAGAGGAGGACTTGAGAGAGAACCAGGATGACCTGCG ATTACATCACATCAAGCAAGGGAAGAGATCCGTACAAGCTCTTAGGAGACAG CTCTCTGAGCCTCGCCGCCTGGGACAGCAGCTAGAGGAGAAGAATTTTTTATTACAGCAGAATGCAGATCATGTACTTCGACATGCGCTCCAGGAAATGATACGTCAACATGACAGCTCAGCCAATGAGAAGAATGGG TTGTGTGACCGGGAGGAGATTGTCTCCAGAACAGAAAAGGAACTGCTTAGATCGGAACTCAATCGGTGCATAGAAAAg GTCATGTCACTGGATTCATCTTTACAGACAGTCACTCAGCAGAACGCTCATCTCAAATCTGACCTACGCATCACACAGCAAGAAAGAGATGCACTTAAACAGGAAGTGATTTCTTTGCACAAACAATTGCAAGCTGCCAATGAGAAG TTGTTGGAGGTTTCCGTTGTGTCTGCTGGTCAGCAACAAGGGAGGCGTGTGTGGGCGGGGCTTTCTGAGCTGATGGAGGCGGAGCATGCCTCACTTACAGAGGAGAACCTACAACTCAAGCGACAGATGAACGAGATGAGTTCAGAGCTGCAGTCGTCAAAGGAGCAG ATCTGCCAGCTGGAGGCATTAAGTTTGAAACAGAGAGGACTTGTGAAAtctgcagaaaaagaaaaatcagccTTGAAACGTCAAATGGAGGCTCTGCATGTACAGCTACTGTCAACAAAGAATAAG GCTCAGCTGGCTGCAGTCTTGCCTTCATCTCCTCTACATTTGCCAGGGGAACAGAGAGGAAAGTACCATAGCGACGGCCCAGACTTCAACATGCAG GTGTAA